Proteins co-encoded in one Dreissena polymorpha isolate Duluth1 chromosome 12, UMN_Dpol_1.0, whole genome shotgun sequence genomic window:
- the LOC127853334 gene encoding uncharacterized protein LOC127853334 → MDSQIPDVSEIKTGTERIHAILLQNANLQAGCICRDKIADIKKELDALKEKLSSSEEECKTVRMKRDEVKGARAREIHELSTKLERIQRTMERNRPLGKWAGSEYVETMHSAESDTSVSDFGSVTPLQKPDTHSNRVCVKRQSERQNSMDVDKWQLLGSQEVERVSLLSQTPRGYHTVLLLDISESMAVGDSWRKVKTFVNDFISGLDEHSVLHQPSRHVDEHISLVTFGHKTHVEIPMSKDFKQIRNKIDDIELGGPSPLVGGLLVARAVLMSVQNPPACINNGCSHHKVILLTDGQPTEMTLYSGPDVVDQTKVDEDMMNIVWILDILNEGAMSVFFVEVPNCTTSFFSCIRSVEPHRNIFDCSDGRRLARRNNLCADKTTNNHFAVSNTASQRRTLGMYRESNCQTLPIIGSRVRRGPDWKWDNQDSNGVGTVVGHWDNETCVTVEWDAKLPGGNLGYRYGNGLFDLLIVDEVRRLQPGELMAVGCQVKTGRHGKFRNVHAWNKGVVVEMKPPKARVRWDSGIRGDYSYGEDDKFEIEIWESATSATTKTESDEAASGSKSKTKIKLSK, encoded by the exons ATACCAGATGTTTCAGAAATAAAGACAGGCACAGAACGCATCCAtgcgattttattacaaaacgccAATTTACAAGCGGGGTGCATCTG CAGAGATAAAATAGCTGACATCAAGAAAG AACTGGATGCTCTCAAAGAAAAATTGTCAAGTAGCGAAGAGGAATGCAAAACAGTAAGAATGAAACGTGACGAAGTAAAGGGTGCAAGAGCTAGAGAAATTCATGAACTCTCAACAAAACTTGAACGTATTCAGAGAACCATGGAACGCAACCGACCATTGGGTAAATGGGCAGGCAGCGAGTATGTAGAAACCATGCATTCAGCAGAAAGTGATACATCGGTGTCAGATTTCGGATCAGTTACACCATTACAGAAACCGGATACACATTCAAACC GGGTCTGCGTTAAAAGGCAGTCTGAAAGACAGAATTCGATGGATGTAGACAAATGGCAACTCCTGGGAAGCCAAGAAGTAGAGAGGG TTTCCTTGCTGTCTCAAACGCCTCGCGGCTATCACACTGTTTTGCTGCTGGACATATCAGAAAGCATGGCGGTAGGAGATTCTTGGAGAAAAGTTAAAACATTCGTAAACGATTTCATTTCCG GGTTAGATGAACACTCTGTACTGCATCAACCATCACGACATGTTGATGAGCATATCAGCCTCGTTACGTTTGGCCATAAAACACACGTGGAGATACCGATGTCAAAAGATTTCAAACAGATCAGAAATAAGATAG ATGATATTGAGTTAGGCGGCCCAAGTCCTCTTGTCGGAGGTCTGCTCGTTGCACGTGCAGTTTTAATGTCGGTTCAGA ATCCTCCTGCTTGTATAAACAATGGTTGTTCGCATCATAAGGTAATTCTTTTAACGGATGGACAGCCAACAGAAATGACGTTATACAGCGGACCAGATGTTGTTGACCAAACCAAAGTTGACGAG GATATGATGAACATAGTGTGGATATTAGACATATTAAACGAAGGCGCGATGTCGGTATTCTTTGTAGAGGTCCCCAATTGCACCACA TCATTTTTTTCATGTATCCGATCGGTTGAGCCACACAGAAATATATTCGACTGCAGTGATGGACGCAGATTGGCTAGACGCAATAACCTTTGC GCagataaaacaacaaataaccaTTTTGCTGTTTCAAACACCGCAAGCCAACGTCGTACACTTGGTATGTATCGCGAGAGCAACTGCCAAACGCTGCCCATCATTGGTTCCCGCGTACGTAGAGGACCCGACTGGAAGTGGGATAACCAGGACAGTAATGGTGTGGGGACAGTGGTTGGACATTGGGACAATG aaACATGTGTGACTGTGGAATGGGACGCAAAACTTCCGGGGGGTAACCTAGGGTACCGATACGGCAATGGACTCTTCGATCTTCTCATTGTCGACGAGGTTCGACGCCTCCAGCCCGGGGAGTTAATGGCAGTCGGCTGTCAAGTGAAAACCG GTCGACATGGTAAATTTAGGAATGTCCATGCGTGGAACAAAGGTGTTGTCGTTGAAATGAAACCACCTAAAGCACGA